A DNA window from Macadamia integrifolia cultivar HAES 741 chromosome 4, SCU_Mint_v3, whole genome shotgun sequence contains the following coding sequences:
- the LOC122076631 gene encoding homeobox-leucine zipper protein HAT5-like isoform X2, giving the protein MDSGRLFFHASCHGNTLLLGNPDSNFRGPRSLLNMEETTKRRPFFTSPEELMDEEFYDEQQPEKKRRLSPEQVLLLEKSFEAENKLEPERKTQLAKKLGLQPRQVAVWFQNRRARWKTKQLERDYDVLKSSYESLLSNYDSILKEKEKLKAELVSLTEKLQTKEAIGTEVESGQNPVEPDGGGSGEEGMVQISVKVEDRLSSGSGGSAVVDVEDGGLQLVDSGDSYFPDDEYNHSCIAGGGPVDGVKLEEDDGSDNGGTYFSGVFATADHQPQEAADSLGWWVWS; this is encoded by the exons ATGGATTCCGGTCGTCTCTTCTTCCATGCCTCCTGCCATGGGAACACGTTGCTCCTTGGGAACCCAGATTCCAACTTTCGAG GACCGAGATCACTGCTGAACATGGAGGAAACCACGAAGAGGCGCCCCTTCTTCACCTCACCGGAAGAACTGATGGATGAAGAGTTTTACGACGAACAACAGCCGGAAAAGAAACGCCGCCTCAGCCCTGAGCAG GTTCTCCTCTTGGAGAAGAGCTTTGAAGCGGAGAACAAGCTAGAGCCTGAGAGGAAGACCCAGCTTGCCAAGAAGCTAGGCCTTCAGCCGAGGCAGGTTGCCGTGTGGTTCCAGAATCGAAGGGCTCGTTGGAAGACTAAACAGCTTGAGAGAGATTATGATGTCCTCAAGTCTTCTTACGAGTCCCTCCTCTCCAATTACGATTCCATCCttaaagagaaggagaaactCAAAGCCGAG TTGGTGTCCTTGACTGAGAAACTACAGACCAAGGAAGCTATAGGAACGGAAGTGGAATCGGGTCAGAATCCCGTCGAACCAGATGGAGGTGGTTCGGGTGAGGAAGGAATGGTTCAGATAAGCGTGAAGGTGGAGGACCGGCTGAGCTCAGGTAGTGGAGGAAGTGCTGTGGTGGACGTCGAGGACGGTGGTCTACAACTTGTAGACAGCGGCGATTCCTACTTTCCTGATGACGAATACAATCATAGCTGCATAGCCGGCGGTGGGCCTGTTGATGGGGTCAAATTGGAGGAAGACGACGGTAGTGATAATGGTGGAACCTACTTCTCCGGTGTCTTTGCCACCGCTGACCACCAGCCCCAAGAGGCTGCCGACTCCTTGGGCTGGTGGGTGTGGTCTTAA
- the LOC122076631 gene encoding homeobox-leucine zipper protein HAT5-like isoform X1 produces the protein MDSGRLFFHASCHGNTLLLGNPDSNFRAGPRSLLNMEETTKRRPFFTSPEELMDEEFYDEQQPEKKRRLSPEQVLLLEKSFEAENKLEPERKTQLAKKLGLQPRQVAVWFQNRRARWKTKQLERDYDVLKSSYESLLSNYDSILKEKEKLKAELVSLTEKLQTKEAIGTEVESGQNPVEPDGGGSGEEGMVQISVKVEDRLSSGSGGSAVVDVEDGGLQLVDSGDSYFPDDEYNHSCIAGGGPVDGVKLEEDDGSDNGGTYFSGVFATADHQPQEAADSLGWWVWS, from the exons ATGGATTCCGGTCGTCTCTTCTTCCATGCCTCCTGCCATGGGAACACGTTGCTCCTTGGGAACCCAGATTCCAACTTTCGAG CAGGACCGAGATCACTGCTGAACATGGAGGAAACCACGAAGAGGCGCCCCTTCTTCACCTCACCGGAAGAACTGATGGATGAAGAGTTTTACGACGAACAACAGCCGGAAAAGAAACGCCGCCTCAGCCCTGAGCAG GTTCTCCTCTTGGAGAAGAGCTTTGAAGCGGAGAACAAGCTAGAGCCTGAGAGGAAGACCCAGCTTGCCAAGAAGCTAGGCCTTCAGCCGAGGCAGGTTGCCGTGTGGTTCCAGAATCGAAGGGCTCGTTGGAAGACTAAACAGCTTGAGAGAGATTATGATGTCCTCAAGTCTTCTTACGAGTCCCTCCTCTCCAATTACGATTCCATCCttaaagagaaggagaaactCAAAGCCGAG TTGGTGTCCTTGACTGAGAAACTACAGACCAAGGAAGCTATAGGAACGGAAGTGGAATCGGGTCAGAATCCCGTCGAACCAGATGGAGGTGGTTCGGGTGAGGAAGGAATGGTTCAGATAAGCGTGAAGGTGGAGGACCGGCTGAGCTCAGGTAGTGGAGGAAGTGCTGTGGTGGACGTCGAGGACGGTGGTCTACAACTTGTAGACAGCGGCGATTCCTACTTTCCTGATGACGAATACAATCATAGCTGCATAGCCGGCGGTGGGCCTGTTGATGGGGTCAAATTGGAGGAAGACGACGGTAGTGATAATGGTGGAACCTACTTCTCCGGTGTCTTTGCCACCGCTGACCACCAGCCCCAAGAGGCTGCCGACTCCTTGGGCTGGTGGGTGTGGTCTTAA
- the LOC122076611 gene encoding RNA-binding protein 25-like isoform X1, with product MAESHSSPANPDAQPGTYESEKPTDLQSTQPDPSQPMPASSYSSPPILSSLPPTSSAVASARPVGESPNSNPPLVSPPPPSVQSFVPSSIAPGVFPPSAPSFRPVTLVPLPTSQFSPITNPNFQSPNIQNPIIQPPGVSPVSIMLPGAASGANSVTVSVSPLRPIGVYQAPPPGQPPNSSMMPMYQQMPNGFMSAPTTTHQGTVPPPGIPRFPAPYPTMVRHPFPLRPPGAGGVLPPLLRPPIPGAHPPIVPPVVRPVVPIVPLTEKPQTTVYVGKIASTVENDFMLSLLRLCGPVKSWKRAQDPSDGTPRGFGFCEFESADGVLRALRLLSKFNIDGQELVLNVNQATREYLERYVEKKNEREKKPNETGKDEESQPGSNKSEPQSTSEKDLKKDESDSTDKENQDSSTFGIVTDEDREADGDALEKLTSMIEERLKTKPPPPPPALNTADGSAKSNSELPSKSRDGDSDVDIMRSDAAEDKNDDEMTSENKPTSENDKPETSSPDRSRRYDRRGRDRDRGRDLKREKEWELERYERERERERVRRERDRELKIREAERLYKERVKEWEVREREKEYQRQYEKEREKEREREHRREIMDQESENDDDDTRKRRHRSSVYEERRKKRQREKEEDLADRLREEEEIADAKRRATEEQHRRKDEPKVEVANGVDRSIVRDENIAEQASEGDSDHFNHAGGMILGNGIADEAITVPAAVSDMRQSSNVPARKLGFELVGSGKRTAVPSVFHEEDDDDAEKEKKMRPLVPLDYSTEELKIVHPSVSGEPSSNFSAAAEFAKCISNSNTKEERSDSDRDRNRRSTDKGQRDRDRNNEDNNRARDENKEKKLIDAKQLIDMIPKTKEELFSYEINWNVYDKHELHERMRPWITKKITEFLGEEEETLVDYIVSSTKQHVQASQMLDLLHPILDDESEMFVLKMWRMLIFEVKKVETGLSLKPRA from the exons ATGGCGGAGTCTCATTCCTCACCTGCTAACCCAGATGCCCAACCAGGGACTTATGAATCTGAAAAACCGACGGACCTTCAATCAACCCAACCAGATCCGTCGCAGCCAATGCCTGCTTCATCATACTCGTCGCCGCCGATTTTGTCTTCGTTGCCACCTACTTCTTCAGCTGTTGCTTCTGCTCGTCCTGTCGGAGAATCTCCTAATTCAAATCCTCCTTTGGTATCTCCACCGCCTCCTTCAGTCCAATCATTCGTGCCGTCGTCAATCGCTCCCGGAGTTTTCCCTCCTTCGGCTCCTTCCTTCCGCCCTGTGACGCTGGTTCCTCTGCCGACTTCTCAGTTCTCTCCCATCACAAACCCTAATTTTCAGAGTCCTAACATTCAAAACCCTATCATACAGCCTCCTGGAGTTAGCCCTGTTTCTATCATGCTTCCCGGTGCGGCGAGCGGAGCTAATTCGGTTACGGTCTCTGTGTCTCCCTTGCGACCCATTGGTGTGTACCAGGCTCCTCCCCCTGGCCAACCTCCAAATTCCTCCATGATGCCGATGTACCAGCAAATGCCCAATGGATTTATGTCGGCGCCCACTACTACTCATCAGGGAACGGTGCCTCCTCCAG GAATCCCTCGGTTCCCAGCTCCATATCCAACTATGGTTCGCCATCCCTTTCCTCTACGCCCACCTGGAGCAGGTGGTGTGCTTCCACCACTCTTACGCCCTCCTATTCCGGGAGCCCATCCTCCAATTGTTCCTCCTGTTGTGAGGCCAGTTGTTCCTATTGTTCCCTTAACGGAGAAACCTCAAACCACTGTTTATGTTGGCAAGATAGCTTCAACTGTGGAAAATGATTTTATGCTCTCTCTCCTTCGG CTTTGTGGACCTGTGAAGAGTTGGAAACGTGCTCAAGATCCCTCCGATGGAACTCCAAGAGGCTTTGGGTTCTGTGAATTTGAGTCGGCAGATGGTGTTCTTCGTGCGCTGCGCCTGCTGAGTAAATTTAACATCGATGGGCAAGAACTGGTG CTCAATGTTAATCAAGCAACAAGAGAATACCTTGAGCGCTATgttgagaagaaaaatgaaagagaaaagaaacccAACGAAACtggaaaagatgaagaaagtCAACCAGGTTCTAATAAAAGTGAACCTCAAAGTACCTCTGAGAAGGACTTGAAGAAGGATGAGAGTGATTCAACAGATAAAGAAAATCAAGATAGTTCCACCTTTGGTATTGTGACTGATGAAGATCGAGAAGCTGATGGAGATGCTTTGGAGAAGCTTACAAGTATGATTGAAGAGAGGTTAAAGACCAAACCACCGCCCCCTCCACCTGCTCTAAATACTGCTGATGGTTCTGCAAAGTCAAACTCTGAACTTCCTTCTAAATCAAGGGATGGGGACTCAGACGTGGATATAATGAGAAGTG ATGCAGCAGAAGATAAAAACGATGATGAGATGACTAGTGAAAACAAGCCCACCAGTGAGAATGATAAGCCGGAAACAAGCTCACCGGACAGAAGTAGAAGGTATGACAGGCGAGGCAGAGATAGGGACAGGGGACGGGATCTAAAACGGGAGAAGGAATGGGAACTGGAAAGGTatgaaagggagagagagagagaacgagtTAGGAGGGAAAGGGATCGGGAGTTGAAGATTCGAGAGGCTGAGCGTTTGTACAAGGAGCGAGTTAAGGAGTgggaggtgagagagagagagaaagagtatcAACGCCAGtatgagaaggaaagggagaaggaaAGGGAACGGGAACACCGAAGGGAGATCATGGATCAAGAGAGTgagaatgatgatgatgacacaAGAAAAAGGAGGCACAGGAGTAGTGTTTatgaagagaggaggaagaaaaggcaACGGGAAAAGGAAGAGGACTTGGCTGACAGAttaagggaagaggaagaaattgctGATGCAAAGAGGAGGGCCACTGAGGAGCAGCACAGGCGGAAAGATGAACCCAAGGTTGAGGTAGCTAATGGAGTGGACAGGTCCATTGTGCGGGATGAAAATATTGCTGAACAGGCTTCTGAGGGTGATTCTGATCATTTTAATCATGCAG GGGGTATGATTCTAGGTAATGGTATTGCTGATGAAGCAATAACGGTACCAGCTGCTGTCTCAGATATGAGGCAGAGTAGCAATGTGCCTGCTCGGAAGCTGGGGTTTGAGCTGGTAGGATCAGGAAAACGAACTGCTGTTCCTTCAGTTTTCcatgaagaggatgatgatgatgctgagaaggagaaaaaaatgagacCGTTGGTTCCGCTTGATTACTCCACCGAGGAACTTAAAATTGTCCATCCTTCTGTTTCCGGGGAACCATCTTCAAATTTTTCTGCGGCAGCTGAATTTGCGAAATGTATCTCCAATTCTAATACAAAGGAAGAGAGGTCTGATAGTGACAGGGATAGAAATAGGCGTTCTACTGACAAGGGTCAGCGAGATCGAGACCGCAATAATGAGGACAATAATCGTGCCAGAGATGAAAACAAGGAGAAGAAACTTATAGATGCAAAACAGTTGATTGATATGATCCCGAAGACCAAAGAGGAGTTGTTCTCGTATGAGATTAACTGGAATGTGTATGACAAG CATGAGTTACATGAGAGAATGAGACCCTGGATCACAAAGAAGATTACGGAGTTTcttggtgaagaagaagagactcTTGTTGACTACATAGTTTCCAGTACTAAACAGCATGTACAGGCATCCCAGATGCTGGACCTGCTGCATCCCATTTTGGATGATGAATCTGAGATGTTTGTGctgaagatgtggaggatgCTCATTTTTGAAGTAAAGAAAGTAGAGACGGGTCTTTCTTTGAAGCCTAGGGCCTGA
- the LOC122076611 gene encoding RNA-binding protein 25-like isoform X2, translated as MVRHPFPLRPPGAGGVLPPLLRPPIPGAHPPIVPPVVRPVVPIVPLTEKPQTTVYVGKIASTVENDFMLSLLRLCGPVKSWKRAQDPSDGTPRGFGFCEFESADGVLRALRLLSKFNIDGQELVLNVNQATREYLERYVEKKNEREKKPNETGKDEESQPGSNKSEPQSTSEKDLKKDESDSTDKENQDSSTFGIVTDEDREADGDALEKLTSMIEERLKTKPPPPPPALNTADGSAKSNSELPSKSRDGDSDVDIMRSDAAEDKNDDEMTSENKPTSENDKPETSSPDRSRRYDRRGRDRDRGRDLKREKEWELERYERERERERVRRERDRELKIREAERLYKERVKEWEVREREKEYQRQYEKEREKEREREHRREIMDQESENDDDDTRKRRHRSSVYEERRKKRQREKEEDLADRLREEEEIADAKRRATEEQHRRKDEPKVEVANGVDRSIVRDENIAEQASEGDSDHFNHAGGMILGNGIADEAITVPAAVSDMRQSSNVPARKLGFELVGSGKRTAVPSVFHEEDDDDAEKEKKMRPLVPLDYSTEELKIVHPSVSGEPSSNFSAAAEFAKCISNSNTKEERSDSDRDRNRRSTDKGQRDRDRNNEDNNRARDENKEKKLIDAKQLIDMIPKTKEELFSYEINWNVYDKHELHERMRPWITKKITEFLGEEEETLVDYIVSSTKQHVQASQMLDLLHPILDDESEMFVLKMWRMLIFEVKKVETGLSLKPRA; from the exons ATGGTTCGCCATCCCTTTCCTCTACGCCCACCTGGAGCAGGTGGTGTGCTTCCACCACTCTTACGCCCTCCTATTCCGGGAGCCCATCCTCCAATTGTTCCTCCTGTTGTGAGGCCAGTTGTTCCTATTGTTCCCTTAACGGAGAAACCTCAAACCACTGTTTATGTTGGCAAGATAGCTTCAACTGTGGAAAATGATTTTATGCTCTCTCTCCTTCGG CTTTGTGGACCTGTGAAGAGTTGGAAACGTGCTCAAGATCCCTCCGATGGAACTCCAAGAGGCTTTGGGTTCTGTGAATTTGAGTCGGCAGATGGTGTTCTTCGTGCGCTGCGCCTGCTGAGTAAATTTAACATCGATGGGCAAGAACTGGTG CTCAATGTTAATCAAGCAACAAGAGAATACCTTGAGCGCTATgttgagaagaaaaatgaaagagaaaagaaacccAACGAAACtggaaaagatgaagaaagtCAACCAGGTTCTAATAAAAGTGAACCTCAAAGTACCTCTGAGAAGGACTTGAAGAAGGATGAGAGTGATTCAACAGATAAAGAAAATCAAGATAGTTCCACCTTTGGTATTGTGACTGATGAAGATCGAGAAGCTGATGGAGATGCTTTGGAGAAGCTTACAAGTATGATTGAAGAGAGGTTAAAGACCAAACCACCGCCCCCTCCACCTGCTCTAAATACTGCTGATGGTTCTGCAAAGTCAAACTCTGAACTTCCTTCTAAATCAAGGGATGGGGACTCAGACGTGGATATAATGAGAAGTG ATGCAGCAGAAGATAAAAACGATGATGAGATGACTAGTGAAAACAAGCCCACCAGTGAGAATGATAAGCCGGAAACAAGCTCACCGGACAGAAGTAGAAGGTATGACAGGCGAGGCAGAGATAGGGACAGGGGACGGGATCTAAAACGGGAGAAGGAATGGGAACTGGAAAGGTatgaaagggagagagagagagaacgagtTAGGAGGGAAAGGGATCGGGAGTTGAAGATTCGAGAGGCTGAGCGTTTGTACAAGGAGCGAGTTAAGGAGTgggaggtgagagagagagagaaagagtatcAACGCCAGtatgagaaggaaagggagaaggaaAGGGAACGGGAACACCGAAGGGAGATCATGGATCAAGAGAGTgagaatgatgatgatgacacaAGAAAAAGGAGGCACAGGAGTAGTGTTTatgaagagaggaggaagaaaaggcaACGGGAAAAGGAAGAGGACTTGGCTGACAGAttaagggaagaggaagaaattgctGATGCAAAGAGGAGGGCCACTGAGGAGCAGCACAGGCGGAAAGATGAACCCAAGGTTGAGGTAGCTAATGGAGTGGACAGGTCCATTGTGCGGGATGAAAATATTGCTGAACAGGCTTCTGAGGGTGATTCTGATCATTTTAATCATGCAG GGGGTATGATTCTAGGTAATGGTATTGCTGATGAAGCAATAACGGTACCAGCTGCTGTCTCAGATATGAGGCAGAGTAGCAATGTGCCTGCTCGGAAGCTGGGGTTTGAGCTGGTAGGATCAGGAAAACGAACTGCTGTTCCTTCAGTTTTCcatgaagaggatgatgatgatgctgagaaggagaaaaaaatgagacCGTTGGTTCCGCTTGATTACTCCACCGAGGAACTTAAAATTGTCCATCCTTCTGTTTCCGGGGAACCATCTTCAAATTTTTCTGCGGCAGCTGAATTTGCGAAATGTATCTCCAATTCTAATACAAAGGAAGAGAGGTCTGATAGTGACAGGGATAGAAATAGGCGTTCTACTGACAAGGGTCAGCGAGATCGAGACCGCAATAATGAGGACAATAATCGTGCCAGAGATGAAAACAAGGAGAAGAAACTTATAGATGCAAAACAGTTGATTGATATGATCCCGAAGACCAAAGAGGAGTTGTTCTCGTATGAGATTAACTGGAATGTGTATGACAAG CATGAGTTACATGAGAGAATGAGACCCTGGATCACAAAGAAGATTACGGAGTTTcttggtgaagaagaagagactcTTGTTGACTACATAGTTTCCAGTACTAAACAGCATGTACAGGCATCCCAGATGCTGGACCTGCTGCATCCCATTTTGGATGATGAATCTGAGATGTTTGTGctgaagatgtggaggatgCTCATTTTTGAAGTAAAGAAAGTAGAGACGGGTCTTTCTTTGAAGCCTAGGGCCTGA